A part of Leptospira yasudae genomic DNA contains:
- a CDS encoding SRPBCC family protein: MPDILHRVGIGLPSARVFEAISTIEGLQHWWVAETKGDASLGGLIDFGFCTMKVIESHPNTVRWECIAGPHEWFGTHVSFDLEFKDHQTYVLFRHTDWKEPVEFMYHCSTKWATFLLSLKSYLEHDEGRPAPYDVKISVGD; this comes from the coding sequence ATGCCGGACATTCTGCACAGAGTGGGAATTGGCCTTCCTTCTGCACGGGTTTTTGAAGCGATCTCCACGATCGAAGGTCTTCAGCATTGGTGGGTCGCGGAAACGAAAGGAGACGCTTCTCTCGGAGGTTTGATCGACTTCGGTTTCTGCACGATGAAGGTGATCGAATCCCATCCGAATACGGTTCGTTGGGAATGTATCGCCGGTCCTCACGAATGGTTCGGAACGCACGTTTCATTCGATCTTGAATTCAAGGACCATCAGACCTACGTTTTATTTCGTCATACGGATTGGAAAGAACCGGTCGAGTTTATGTATCACTGCAGCACGAAGTGGGCTACCTTTCTGTTGAGTCTGAAATCCTATTTGGAACATGATGAAGGCCGTCCCGCTCCGTATGATGTGAAGATCAGCGTGGGCGATTGA
- a CDS encoding LIC11086 family outer membrane transporter, translated as MKQKILIFSFFILFVFVLSLEAHHTGMGGSEQSSTRFVDPFTGKREKPANYVVITQDFYKQTNENNNIHTTTFYGEMNLKNGMFALNLSTPYTYYEQKDRSDAARIGKTYIGIKYLPLIDFQKNYFVVLSANVGFPSGPDTDRFTGGNYYSGIPGLTLGYLLGKFSFVGRISGIFPLSRSQPNNLQDNDGIAYWLRTPSSAAPEETYLLKKTSLFSGYVTYLWKPGLSFFTGFLYRTPYEGVDLKRTDQGKIPAIFREVSVGFSANVSEKLNFNLSYRYPLYRGDDYRLYDYALTAAVSIEISELENANGSESKKTSESKEQNDTNETSSSETNSDNKKTTE; from the coding sequence ATGAAACAGAAAATTCTAATATTCTCCTTTTTTATTCTTTTCGTTTTCGTCCTTTCTCTCGAAGCGCATCATACGGGCATGGGAGGAAGCGAACAATCCTCCACCCGATTCGTGGATCCGTTTACCGGAAAGCGGGAAAAACCGGCGAACTACGTCGTAATCACGCAGGATTTTTATAAACAGACAAACGAAAACAACAACATCCACACGACCACGTTTTACGGAGAGATGAATCTGAAAAACGGAATGTTCGCGCTAAACCTCAGCACTCCGTACACGTATTACGAACAGAAAGACCGTTCGGACGCAGCTAGAATCGGAAAGACGTATATCGGAATCAAATATCTTCCGTTGATCGACTTTCAGAAAAACTATTTCGTCGTGTTAAGCGCCAACGTGGGTTTTCCTTCCGGTCCCGATACGGATCGTTTTACGGGCGGAAATTATTATTCCGGAATTCCGGGACTTACGCTCGGTTATCTTTTGGGTAAGTTCAGTTTTGTGGGAAGAATCAGCGGAATCTTTCCTCTTTCCAGATCGCAGCCGAACAATCTTCAGGACAACGACGGAATCGCCTACTGGCTCCGAACTCCTTCTTCCGCGGCTCCGGAGGAAACCTACCTTTTAAAAAAGACGAGTCTCTTTTCCGGATACGTAACGTATCTTTGGAAACCGGGTCTTTCGTTCTTTACGGGTTTCTTATATAGAACTCCGTACGAAGGAGTGGATTTAAAACGAACGGACCAGGGAAAAATTCCGGCGATCTTTCGGGAAGTCAGCGTGGGTTTTTCTGCGAACGTTTCCGAAAAACTCAACTTCAACCTTTCGTATCGCTATCCTTTGTATCGGGGAGACGACTATCGTTTGTACGACTACGCTCTTACCGCCGCCGTTTCGATCGAAATCTCCGAATTGGAAAATGCAAATGGATCGGAGTCTAAGAAAACGTCCGAATCGAAAGAACAGAACGATACGAACGAAACATCGTCTTCGGAAACGAATTCGGATAACAAAAAAACGACGGAGTAA
- the lsa30 gene encoding laminin/fibronectin-binding adhesin Lsa30, translated as MTRNTAILFRILFLSAFFLFGCTFGSVGDSRKEEAKTLQRLLTLYGERPATFKTNLYYTDDQQDSNIGNFDAVSGATTYSLQLQTGSKIVWDGISIRVNPNPVPTVPGQTRTLDETSPEEHSTHSHTPYTVPLDLPVTSPYGQEYGTTSFNDTNLETITETILTGDVHTSAAPLISGIPSGYLASVKYKVQSMTLTFQMTAPVARTIRLQTSSFTVELFPRCRFDIVPEKQGSFPVTWKGNGLFQDQSGTSILGSIAALTSPVDINPYQNANLYNLILANFQQQDRILYQTGCSLF; from the coding sequence ATGACCCGAAACACAGCGATCCTTTTTAGGATTCTCTTTTTATCCGCCTTCTTCCTTTTCGGATGCACCTTCGGCTCCGTGGGAGATTCAAGAAAGGAAGAAGCGAAGACGTTGCAGAGACTGTTGACCTTGTACGGAGAAAGACCGGCCACGTTCAAAACGAATCTGTATTATACGGACGATCAGCAAGATTCGAATATTGGAAACTTTGACGCGGTTTCCGGTGCGACTACATACAGCCTTCAACTGCAAACGGGTTCTAAGATCGTTTGGGACGGAATTTCCATTCGGGTCAATCCGAACCCGGTTCCCACCGTTCCGGGCCAAACAAGAACGTTAGACGAAACTTCTCCGGAAGAACATTCGACCCATTCCCACACTCCTTATACGGTGCCTCTGGATCTTCCGGTCACTTCTCCCTATGGACAGGAATACGGAACGACTTCGTTTAACGATACCAACTTGGAAACGATCACGGAGACGATTTTAACCGGAGACGTTCATACTTCCGCGGCTCCTTTGATCTCCGGAATTCCTTCGGGATATTTGGCTTCGGTGAAATACAAGGTTCAATCGATGACTCTTACGTTTCAGATGACGGCCCCGGTCGCAAGAACGATCCGGCTTCAGACCTCGTCCTTTACGGTGGAATTATTTCCGAGATGCAGATTCGACATCGTCCCTGAAAAACAAGGAAGTTTTCCGGTCACCTGGAAAGGGAACGGACTTTTTCAGGATCAAAGCGGAACTTCGATCCTAGGTTCGATCGCGGCGTTGACAAGTCCGGTCGATATCAATCCATATCAAAACGCAAATCTCTACAATCTGATTCTTGCCAACTTTCAGCAGCAGGATCGGATCCTGTATCAAACGGGTTGCAGTCTATTTTAA
- a CDS encoding MbnH family di-heme enzyme, whose translation MKSFLLCFCAFFMIGCGSGILPFAPFEKKESDQNEALLLLLLPQSSYVWNLPPGFPVPVVPASNPMTQEKVDLGRFLFFDKKLSGNQTQSCGSCHKQAKAFTDGLTTGIGSTGDVHPRNSQGIINVAYNVRQTWVNPNLKNLEDQMLVPIFGEHPVELGLANRENEMLDRLRADNRYQGLFAKAFPGGDPFTTSNVIKAIASFERTLISGRAPYDKYLYDGNIAALGNSTQRASILRGAQIFFSEKGECFHCHGGFNLAATSLHTGTVTEEIVFHNNGLYNIGGNGSYPSGNQGLFEFTANAADKGKFRAPSIRNIELTAPYMHDGSIDTLENVVEHYNAGGRNITTGPNTGDGRLNPNKNPFVFAIGLTAAEKTDLVNFLKSLTDTDFVNDPKHSDPF comes from the coding sequence ATGAAATCATTCCTTCTTTGTTTTTGCGCGTTTTTTATGATCGGTTGCGGATCTGGAATTCTTCCCTTCGCTCCGTTTGAAAAAAAAGAATCGGATCAAAACGAAGCCCTGCTTCTTTTGCTTTTGCCGCAGAGCTCCTATGTGTGGAATCTTCCTCCCGGATTTCCGGTTCCGGTCGTTCCGGCTTCCAACCCGATGACGCAGGAGAAAGTCGATCTCGGAAGATTCTTATTCTTTGATAAGAAACTTTCGGGAAATCAAACTCAGTCCTGCGGCTCTTGTCACAAACAAGCAAAGGCGTTTACGGACGGTTTGACGACAGGCATCGGTTCCACCGGAGACGTTCATCCGAGAAACTCGCAGGGAATCATCAACGTGGCGTATAACGTGCGTCAGACGTGGGTCAATCCCAATCTGAAGAATCTCGAAGATCAGATGCTCGTTCCGATATTCGGCGAACATCCCGTGGAACTCGGTCTCGCCAATCGGGAAAACGAAATGCTCGATCGTCTCCGCGCGGACAATCGATATCAAGGTCTTTTCGCAAAGGCGTTTCCGGGAGGAGATCCCTTCACTACGTCTAACGTCATTAAGGCGATCGCAAGCTTCGAACGGACGTTGATCTCGGGACGCGCTCCTTACGATAAATACCTATATGACGGAAACATAGCCGCACTCGGAAACTCCACGCAAAGGGCTTCGATCCTAAGAGGAGCGCAGATCTTCTTTTCGGAAAAGGGAGAATGTTTTCATTGTCACGGCGGTTTCAATCTCGCGGCCACGAGCCTTCATACCGGAACCGTAACGGAAGAGATCGTGTTTCACAACAACGGTCTTTATAATATCGGCGGCAACGGAAGTTATCCTTCCGGCAATCAAGGTTTGTTCGAGTTCACGGCCAATGCGGCGGACAAGGGAAAATTTCGCGCTCCTTCCATTCGAAATATTGAATTAACCGCGCCGTATATGCACGACGGTTCGATCGATACTCTGGAGAACGTCGTGGAACACTACAACGCCGGAGGAAGAAACATCACGACCGGTCCGAATACCGGCGACGGAAGACTCAATCCGAACAAGAACCCGTTCGTGTTTGCGATCGGATTGACCGCCGCCGAAAAAACGGACCTCGTGAATTTCTTGAAAAGTTTAACGGATACGGACTTCGTAAATGACCCGAAACACAGCGATCCTTTTTAG
- a CDS encoding MbnP family copper-binding protein, whose amino-acid sequence MNRKLFTFGFLVLLGLTFTHCPWDKKKDDSDLTTIASLIVLTANQGIQFSAYAGTQKLECGATLRGHASVLETAPFIPNAHIAESTTFQLHDFRLYVHDVTLIKTSGEEVGLTLNQDGKFQSGNIALLDFENKTGKCNGTPETNNLVAAAIPAGTYKGIKFTVGVPENKNHLDADNQAAPMNTTGMFWSWTSGYKFLKLDFETVETGSAGTSVHIGSGDCTGTGSASTCVRANRIPVTLTPDGGFDPSTQEIKINVQALLQGIDLTASAGAAMCMSGTSGMMSAGCPTIFPNIGLNLATGVPTTPTQIVFSVKTK is encoded by the coding sequence ATGAATCGAAAATTATTCACATTCGGTTTTCTCGTTTTACTCGGTTTGACCTTTACCCATTGTCCTTGGGATAAAAAGAAGGACGATTCCGACCTGACTACGATCGCTTCCCTGATCGTTCTTACAGCCAACCAAGGCATTCAATTTTCTGCATATGCAGGAACTCAAAAGTTGGAATGCGGCGCGACCCTCAGAGGACACGCGAGCGTTCTCGAAACGGCGCCCTTTATTCCCAACGCGCATATCGCGGAAAGCACGACTTTTCAGCTGCACGACTTTCGTCTTTATGTGCACGATGTGACTTTGATCAAAACTTCGGGAGAAGAAGTCGGCCTTACCCTCAATCAAGACGGGAAGTTTCAATCCGGAAACATCGCCCTTCTCGACTTTGAAAACAAAACCGGCAAATGCAACGGAACTCCAGAAACGAACAACCTCGTCGCAGCGGCCATTCCCGCAGGAACCTACAAAGGAATCAAATTCACCGTGGGAGTTCCCGAAAACAAAAATCACTTGGACGCGGACAATCAAGCCGCTCCGATGAACACGACCGGCATGTTTTGGAGTTGGACGAGCGGTTATAAATTCTTAAAACTCGATTTTGAAACCGTGGAAACGGGAAGCGCCGGAACCTCGGTTCACATCGGCTCGGGAGATTGCACCGGAACCGGAAGCGCGAGCACTTGTGTAAGAGCCAATCGAATTCCCGTAACTCTTACACCCGACGGAGGATTCGATCCATCGACTCAGGAAATCAAGATCAACGTCCAGGCTCTTTTACAAGGAATCGACCTGACCGCAAGCGCGGGCGCGGCGATGTGTATGTCCGGAACGAGCGGTATGATGAGCGCGGGCTGTCCTACGATCTTCCCGAACATCGGTTTGAACCTGGCGACGGGCGTTCCCACGACTCCGACTCAAATCGTATTTTCCGTTAAGACGAAGTGA
- a CDS encoding LIC_11090 family protein, with translation MKSFLSIFVSVSILFQAVVFSSGLFGCVLAEKAKLCECNHGSKAQKHANREDKRFSKKLRSEGKSTVAQKLPDCHSAASGEIHSCSCKKTENKLSQLSAFYSALSSPENASDLNHKPGLIQIITLEYSNSGIHSDFSLLKPPRIS, from the coding sequence ATGAAATCCTTCCTTTCCATCTTCGTTTCCGTTTCGATTCTTTTCCAAGCCGTAGTTTTTTCCAGCGGATTGTTCGGTTGCGTTCTCGCAGAAAAGGCGAAACTCTGCGAATGCAACCACGGAAGCAAGGCCCAGAAACACGCAAACAGGGAAGACAAACGTTTTTCGAAAAAGCTGCGTTCCGAGGGAAAATCGACCGTTGCGCAAAAACTTCCCGATTGTCATTCGGCGGCGTCCGGCGAAATCCATTCCTGTTCCTGTAAAAAAACCGAAAATAAACTTTCTCAGCTGAGTGCGTTCTATTCGGCGCTTTCCTCCCCCGAAAACGCGTCCGATCTCAACCACAAGCCCGGCTTGATCCAAATTATTACTTTAGAATATTCTAATTCCGGAATTCACTCCGACTTCTCCCTTTTAAAACCCCCTCGAATCTCCTAA
- a CDS encoding sulfate transporter translates to MQQLEESTIYPDKNSFRVVFRKNICSVESDEIDVILSQIREVRPAEVVLDMTPVVAIPSMVLNRILKFISELKKDEIRISEVKLSEGLQLVLSKLKINLG, encoded by the coding sequence ATGCAGCAATTGGAAGAATCCACAATCTATCCCGATAAGAATTCGTTTCGAGTCGTGTTCCGCAAGAATATCTGTTCCGTGGAATCCGATGAGATCGACGTGATTCTTTCCCAAATCCGCGAGGTTCGTCCTGCGGAAGTGGTTCTGGATATGACTCCCGTAGTAGCCATTCCTTCCATGGTTTTAAACCGTATTCTAAAATTTATTTCCGAATTGAAAAAGGATGAAATCCGGATTTCGGAAGTGAAACTGAGCGAAGGACTGCAGCTCGTGCTTTCCAAACTCAAGATCAATCTGGGATGA
- a CDS encoding O-antigen ligase family protein: protein MKNRILHRILDANEGGNIRSLLWVFVSILILLPLLSFYPWKFRIGFAVLFILFAVLDSFVPRIATLVLAASGVFFGNHPGGRFLELQDCLWIVWSLRGIVENRLHGNRILQNEFWKRPLGILLLLFFGAAFSSLLANPDLLLDLRFYHKGWFWFLHSTELEPSYPWKLLFLGILFVFGLLSRAELAGQSTDRTKQNSVFLDYAAGISFGVLIAVFAGWMEYFFPFAKSTLDGYHRWLDGYKLVALPHSLIPSLERYLPESAIQSLYWNRSWFAIHLVASLPFLFYWLFSGAADRIRKLTVPFWIAFVCVLAVTFFWIGARGGVLSFLAFLGMSGFAFAFFRWGKKQTIISVFSAFFPFLFVIAGIAFPFVVIATNAGTGDVERLSHFLAGTKLFFAKPLFGGGFESFGWYNECCLNLAGRQSPYHTTHNQFLQILSGIGVFGAAVYAALWGFLFYEFFAGKRRGRSFAGTSLVFGSVFAVFVYSFFQEWFYLRAVYFQWIALFVVFSSSGEEGQKSFAEKNAARIKLALSQTVCSIRNFECKKIHVFILGGSLLLLGSWVLFPTTLYRSGIYFPPGNPDPYEALILEGKGELVLVSKPDIYEVSPARGFGIVDLSFSTEGAEFVPNMQDKSLGVLDSFTLRAIEGKNILKTECTSRDVPGPLRTLVFWKKEAIDPEPRKLCARFRIQKSLL from the coding sequence ATGAAAAATCGGATTCTCCATCGAATCTTGGATGCGAACGAAGGCGGGAACATTCGGTCCTTGCTTTGGGTTTTCGTTTCGATTTTGATCCTTCTTCCCTTATTGTCTTTTTATCCTTGGAAGTTTAGAATCGGGTTTGCCGTCCTTTTTATTTTATTTGCGGTTTTAGATTCGTTCGTTCCGAGGATCGCGACCCTTGTTCTCGCGGCGAGCGGCGTGTTTTTCGGAAATCATCCGGGCGGAAGATTTTTGGAACTTCAGGATTGTCTTTGGATCGTTTGGTCCCTGCGCGGAATCGTGGAAAATCGTTTGCATGGAAATCGAATTCTGCAAAACGAATTCTGGAAACGCCCGCTCGGAATTCTTTTGCTTTTATTTTTCGGAGCGGCTTTTTCGAGCCTTTTGGCGAATCCCGATCTGCTTTTGGATCTGCGCTTTTATCACAAAGGCTGGTTTTGGTTTTTGCATTCCACGGAGTTGGAACCGAGTTATCCTTGGAAACTTTTGTTCTTGGGAATTTTGTTCGTATTCGGTTTGCTTTCGAGAGCCGAACTCGCGGGGCAATCGACGGATCGAACGAAACAAAATTCCGTTTTTTTGGATTATGCGGCCGGAATTTCGTTCGGAGTTTTGATCGCCGTTTTTGCGGGATGGATGGAATATTTTTTCCCATTCGCAAAATCAACGTTAGACGGGTATCATCGTTGGTTGGACGGATATAAGCTCGTCGCGCTTCCGCATTCTTTGATTCCTTCTTTGGAACGTTATTTGCCCGAGTCGGCGATCCAATCCTTGTATTGGAACCGAAGCTGGTTTGCGATCCATTTGGTCGCGAGTCTTCCGTTTTTATTCTACTGGTTGTTTTCCGGCGCTGCGGATCGTATTCGAAAACTTACGGTTCCGTTTTGGATCGCCTTTGTCTGCGTTTTAGCGGTAACTTTTTTTTGGATCGGTGCGAGAGGAGGGGTTCTTTCGTTTCTTGCGTTTTTGGGAATGAGCGGATTTGCATTTGCCTTCTTTCGATGGGGGAAGAAGCAAACAATCATTTCCGTTTTTTCGGCGTTCTTCCCGTTTCTGTTCGTGATCGCCGGAATCGCATTTCCTTTTGTCGTAATCGCGACGAATGCGGGAACGGGCGATGTAGAACGTCTTTCCCATTTTTTAGCGGGCACGAAACTCTTTTTCGCAAAACCGTTGTTTGGCGGCGGTTTCGAAAGTTTCGGATGGTACAACGAATGTTGTTTGAATCTTGCGGGAAGACAAAGTCCGTATCATACAACTCACAATCAGTTTTTACAGATTCTTTCCGGAATCGGCGTGTTCGGGGCGGCGGTTTACGCCGCGCTTTGGGGATTTCTTTTTTATGAATTCTTTGCCGGGAAACGAAGAGGCCGATCGTTTGCGGGAACCTCCCTTGTGTTCGGATCCGTATTCGCGGTTTTCGTATATTCTTTTTTCCAGGAATGGTTCTATTTGAGAGCGGTGTATTTTCAGTGGATCGCTTTGTTCGTCGTGTTCTCTTCCTCCGGGGAAGAAGGACAAAAATCTTTCGCGGAAAAAAACGCCGCGCGGATCAAACTCGCCCTCTCACAAACCGTGTGTTCTATTCGAAATTTTGAATGTAAGAAGATTCACGTTTTTATACTGGGAGGTTCGCTTCTTCTTTTGGGTTCCTGGGTTTTGTTTCCTACAACCTTGTATCGTTCGGGAATTTATTTTCCTCCCGGAAACCCTGATCCATACGAGGCGTTGATCTTGGAAGGAAAGGGGGAACTCGTTCTTGTTTCCAAACCGGATATCTATGAGGTATCTCCGGCCAGGGGTTTCGGAATCGTAGATCTTTCTTTTTCTACGGAAGGAGCGGAGTTCGTTCCGAATATGCAGGACAAGAGCCTGGGCGTTCTCGACTCGTTCACGCTTCGCGCGATCGAAGGCAAGAATATTCTGAAAACGGAATGTACGTCGCGCGATGTTCCGGGTCCGCTGAGGACTTTGGTTTTTTGGAAGAAGGAAGCGATCGATCCCGAACCGAGAAAGTTGTGTGCCCGGTTTCGCATTCAAAAAAGTTTATTATGA
- a CDS encoding glycosyltransferase family 2 protein — protein MSQNLAPISVVIPTFNRETKVFKAISTVLAQTLLPEEIIVVDDGSTDSTVSKLKHEFGEEQNRIVILPLEHKGVSHARNKGVESARNDWIAFLDSDDEWLPEKLERQWSFIQNHPQTSILQSQEIWVRHGKRVNPPAYLAKKDGWIFEQSLDFCSVTPSSVLLKKDLYQSSGGMDEDLPACEDYDLWLRIAARYPVALLDEPLLVRYGGHEDQLSFRFPVMDRFRIYSILKLLSSHLLDESQSILCKKILFIKWNVLRQGKVKRDSWNEELDILFASVLKEGLNSSFGKRIKEFLLNHENWSKI, from the coding sequence ATGAGTCAAAACTTGGCCCCGATCTCCGTCGTCATTCCTACCTTCAACCGGGAAACAAAGGTTTTCAAGGCGATCTCCACGGTTCTTGCGCAAACGCTTCTTCCCGAAGAGATCATCGTCGTAGACGACGGTTCCACCGATTCCACGGTATCAAAACTCAAACATGAATTTGGAGAGGAACAAAACCGCATCGTCATTCTCCCGTTAGAACACAAAGGAGTCAGTCACGCAAGAAACAAGGGCGTCGAAAGCGCACGCAACGATTGGATCGCATTTTTGGACTCGGACGACGAATGGCTTCCCGAAAAATTGGAACGTCAATGGAGTTTTATCCAAAACCATCCGCAGACATCGATTCTTCAGTCGCAAGAGATTTGGGTCCGTCATGGAAAGCGAGTCAATCCCCCGGCGTATCTTGCTAAAAAGGACGGATGGATCTTTGAACAGAGTTTGGATTTTTGCAGCGTTACTCCTTCTTCCGTTTTGTTGAAAAAAGATCTCTATCAAAGTTCGGGTGGAATGGACGAGGACCTTCCCGCTTGTGAAGACTACGATCTTTGGTTGAGGATTGCTGCTCGTTATCCGGTTGCCTTGTTGGACGAACCCTTGCTCGTTCGGTATGGAGGTCACGAAGATCAATTGTCGTTTCGATTTCCGGTCATGGATCGATTTCGAATTTACTCTATTCTAAAATTATTAAGTTCTCATCTACTCGATGAATCTCAATCCATACTTTGCAAAAAAATCCTCTTTATAAAATGGAATGTTTTAAGGCAGGGAAAAGTCAAAAGAGACTCTTGGAACGAAGAGTTGGATATTCTTTTTGCATCCGTGTTGAAAGAAGGATTGAATTCTTCCTTTGGAAAGCGTATCAAAGAGTTCCTTTTGAATCACGAGAATTGGAGTAAGATTTAA
- a CDS encoding adenylate/guanylate cyclase domain-containing protein — protein sequence MANPIQELTKKFKKQTMDPLSYEILKSEIVRTKILCGFFTFSSALMVIVFSLFHEWIDKETGGHFPYVAVVGVNVGTALYELLANRIFNRYLKKRKVVFPIARFGNAFIEVSSVSLLIWLNIEAFQSPLIPLYSPAVLTFFAFIILSVLRLEFWLSAFTGFVAGAQLLGLAIYYIPKNQILMPINFFNSVAPFLSKGLLFTFGGVAAGLVGLQLRRSLISAMDAVQEKNKVVGMFGQYVSPDVVDRLLEQKNESFSEFKHVCVMFLDIRNFTRFSEKRSPGEVIDYLNYIFSHLIDIVNMHNGMINKFLGDGFMAVFGAPISDGGNDVKNAVNASLELLKKIEFLNQEGKIPETQIGIGLHSGEAMTGNVGSEARKEYTIIGDVVNLASRVEQLNKEFGTKLLVTHAVYEDIKAGIPGRHLSSIQVKGREQPVDIYELGKV from the coding sequence ATGGCCAACCCAATTCAAGAATTGACCAAGAAATTTAAGAAGCAAACGATGGATCCGCTTTCTTATGAAATTCTAAAAAGCGAAATCGTTCGAACGAAAATTCTCTGCGGTTTTTTTACGTTTTCTTCCGCTTTAATGGTAATCGTGTTTAGTCTCTTTCACGAATGGATCGACAAGGAAACGGGCGGTCATTTCCCATACGTGGCGGTTGTCGGAGTCAACGTGGGTACCGCGCTCTACGAATTGCTCGCGAACCGAATCTTCAATCGATACCTGAAGAAGAGAAAAGTGGTATTCCCGATCGCGAGATTTGGAAACGCGTTTATCGAAGTTTCTTCCGTGTCTTTGCTTATTTGGCTGAATATCGAAGCGTTTCAATCTCCTCTGATTCCGTTGTATTCTCCCGCGGTTTTGACCTTCTTTGCGTTTATCATCCTGTCGGTTTTGCGTCTCGAATTTTGGCTGAGCGCGTTTACCGGTTTTGTCGCGGGGGCGCAATTATTGGGTTTAGCGATTTATTATATTCCGAAAAACCAAATCCTCATGCCGATCAATTTCTTCAATTCGGTCGCGCCGTTTCTTTCCAAAGGACTTTTATTTACGTTCGGCGGTGTCGCCGCCGGTCTTGTGGGACTTCAACTCCGAAGATCCTTGATTTCCGCGATGGATGCGGTTCAAGAGAAGAATAAGGTGGTCGGCATGTTCGGCCAGTATGTTTCTCCGGACGTCGTCGATCGTCTTCTCGAACAGAAGAACGAAAGTTTTTCCGAGTTCAAACACGTCTGCGTGATGTTTTTGGACATCCGCAACTTTACGAGATTCTCCGAAAAACGATCTCCGGGAGAAGTCATCGATTATCTCAATTATATCTTTTCTCATCTCATCGACATCGTGAACATGCACAACGGGATGATTAACAAATTTCTAGGCGACGGTTTTATGGCCGTGTTCGGCGCTCCGATTTCGGACGGAGGAAACGATGTGAAGAACGCCGTAAACGCATCCTTGGAACTTTTGAAAAAGATCGAGTTTTTGAATCAGGAAGGAAAAATTCCGGAAACTCAAATCGGAATCGGTCTTCATTCCGGAGAAGCGATGACGGGTAACGTGGGTTCCGAAGCCAGAAAAGAATACACGATCATCGGAGACGTGGTCAATCTCGCTTCCCGAGTGGAGCAGTTGAACAAGGAATTCGGAACGAAACTTTTAGTGACGCACGCCGTTTACGAAGATATCAAAGCCGGTATTCCGGGAAGACATCTTTCCTCGATCCAAGTCAAGGGAAGGGAACAACCCGTAGACATCTACGAGTTGGGCAAGGTCTAA
- a CDS encoding YciI family protein codes for MKQFIVVLRYLTPIETVDQYVTVHREHLSKGYEQKILLASGPQEPRTGGILIARSNSRKELEAFCHQDPFYTNGVAEFQIIEWNPVKHQKEFEFWL; via the coding sequence ATGAAACAATTTATCGTAGTTCTTCGTTATCTTACACCGATCGAAACGGTCGACCAATACGTAACCGTACACAGAGAACATTTGTCCAAAGGATACGAACAGAAAATTCTACTCGCATCCGGCCCTCAAGAACCGAGAACCGGAGGAATTCTCATCGCGAGATCCAATTCCCGCAAAGAGTTGGAAGCTTTCTGTCATCAAGATCCGTTCTACACGAACGGAGTCGCAGAATTCCAAATCATAGAATGGAATCCCGTCAAACATCAGAAAGAATTTGAGTTCTGGCTTTAA
- a CDS encoding metal-dependent hydrolase: MPTIMTHTAVPISFWIAFGNKFIPWRLLLAGILFSILPDADVIAFKFGIPYEDDWGHRGFSHSILFGFSLSLLACVLVRWFRARIEVVLLFLCVSIVSHGVLDAMTSGGLGVGFLIPYSSERFFFDQRPIRVSPIGIKNFLTERGLSVLKSEWSTVWIPLLSISVSFFFLRTLARWIATRVGGNKNGKK, translated from the coding sequence ATGCCTACGATTATGACCCATACCGCGGTTCCGATCTCTTTCTGGATCGCATTCGGAAATAAATTCATTCCATGGCGATTGCTTTTGGCGGGAATCCTGTTTTCGATTCTTCCCGACGCGGATGTGATCGCGTTTAAATTCGGAATTCCGTATGAAGACGATTGGGGTCATCGGGGTTTCAGCCACTCGATTTTATTCGGATTCTCCCTTTCCCTCTTAGCCTGCGTGTTGGTGCGATGGTTTCGCGCGAGAATCGAGGTTGTTCTTTTGTTTTTATGTGTCTCGATCGTTTCGCACGGAGTTCTGGACGCGATGACGAGCGGAGGACTCGGGGTCGGATTTTTAATCCCCTATTCTTCCGAACGTTTCTTTTTCGATCAAAGACCGATCCGTGTTTCTCCGATCGGAATCAAAAACTTTTTGACCGAACGAGGACTTTCCGTTTTGAAATCGGAGTGGAGCACTGTGTGGATTCCTCTTTTATCGATTTCCGTTTCGTTCTTTTTTCTGAGAACCTTGGCGCGTTGGATCGCGACTCGTGTCGGCGGAAACAAAAACGGCAAGAAGTAA